A section of the Mangifera indica cultivar Alphonso chromosome 12, CATAS_Mindica_2.1, whole genome shotgun sequence genome encodes:
- the LOC123193277 gene encoding serine/threonine-protein kinase SRK2A-like isoform X2 produces the protein MEKYELVKDIGSGNFGVARLMRNKNTKELVAMKYIERGRKIDENVAREIINHRSLRHPNIIRFKEARYFFQQLISGVSYCHSMQICHRDLKLENTLLDGSPAPRLKICDFGYSKSSLLHSKPKSTVGTPAYIAPEVLSRREYDGKLADVWSCGVTLYVMLVGAYPFEDQEDPKNFRKTINKIMAVQYKIPDYVHISQDCKNLLSHIFVANPVRRISIKEIKNHPWFLKNLPRELTEPAQAIYYRKENPTFSLQTVEEIMKIVEEAKVPPPVSQSIGGFGWGGEEDGDEKEENTDAEEEDEYEKRVKEAQASGEVNVI, from the exons ATGGAGAAGTATGAGCTCGTGAAGGACATTGGATCCGGGAATTTTGGTGTGGCCAGGCTCATGAGGAACAAGAACACCAAGGAGCTTGTTGCAATGAAGTACATAGAGCGTGGCCGCAAG ATTGATGAGAATGTGGCACGGGAGATTATTAACCACAGATCTCTTCGCCACCCTAATATTATTCGCTTCAAGGAG GCCAGATATTTTTTCCAGCAGCTTATCTCAGGAGTCAGCTACTGTCATTCAATG CAAATATGCCATAGAGATTTGAAATTGGAAAATACTTTGTTGGATGGAAGCCCAGCACCACGACTGAAAATCTGTGATTTTGGTTACTCTAAG TCATCTTTGTTACATTCAAAGCCCAAATCAACAGTTGGCACTCCAGCATATATTGCACCAGAGGTTCTTTCTCGCCGAGAATATGATGGCAAG TTGGCGGATGTATGGTCTTGTGGAGTGACTCTTTATGTTATGCTGGTGGGAGCATACCCATTTGAAGACCAGGAGGATCCAAAGAATTTCAGGAAAACTATTAAT AAAATAATGGCTGTTCAGTACAAGATTCCTGATTATGTTCACATATCTCAAGATTGCAAAAATCTTCTTTCCCACATATTTGTCGCAAATCCAGTCAGG AGAATCTCCATCAAAGAGATCAAGAACCATCCTTGGTTTTTAAAGAACTTGCCAAGGGAACTAACAGAGCCAGCTCAGGCCATCTACTACCGGAAAGAAAACCCAACGTTCTCCCTCCAAACCGTTgaagaaattatgaaaattgttgAGGAAGCCAAAGTTCCACCTCCAGTGTCCCAATCCATTGGAGGCTTTGGCTGGGGAGGAGAAGAAGACGGTGACGAGAAGGAAGAGAACACTGATgctgaggaagaagatgagtaTGAGAAGAGAGTGAAGGAGGCACAAGCAAGTGGAGAAGTTAATGTCATTTGA
- the LOC123193277 gene encoding serine/threonine-protein kinase SRK2A-like isoform X1: MEKYELVKDIGSGNFGVARLMRNKNTKELVAMKYIERGRKIDENVAREIINHRSLRHPNIIRFKEVVLTPTHLAIVMEYAAGGELFERICNAGRFSEDEARYFFQQLISGVSYCHSMQICHRDLKLENTLLDGSPAPRLKICDFGYSKSSLLHSKPKSTVGTPAYIAPEVLSRREYDGKLADVWSCGVTLYVMLVGAYPFEDQEDPKNFRKTINKIMAVQYKIPDYVHISQDCKNLLSHIFVANPVRRISIKEIKNHPWFLKNLPRELTEPAQAIYYRKENPTFSLQTVEEIMKIVEEAKVPPPVSQSIGGFGWGGEEDGDEKEENTDAEEEDEYEKRVKEAQASGEVNVI, encoded by the exons ATGGAGAAGTATGAGCTCGTGAAGGACATTGGATCCGGGAATTTTGGTGTGGCCAGGCTCATGAGGAACAAGAACACCAAGGAGCTTGTTGCAATGAAGTACATAGAGCGTGGCCGCAAG ATTGATGAGAATGTGGCACGGGAGATTATTAACCACAGATCTCTTCGCCACCCTAATATTATTCGCTTCAAGGAG GTGGTTTTGACTCCAACACATTTGGCAATTGTGATGGAGTATGCAGCTGGTGGTGAGCTGTTTGAGAGAATTTGCAATGCGGGAAGGTTTAGTGAAGATGAG GCCAGATATTTTTTCCAGCAGCTTATCTCAGGAGTCAGCTACTGTCATTCAATG CAAATATGCCATAGAGATTTGAAATTGGAAAATACTTTGTTGGATGGAAGCCCAGCACCACGACTGAAAATCTGTGATTTTGGTTACTCTAAG TCATCTTTGTTACATTCAAAGCCCAAATCAACAGTTGGCACTCCAGCATATATTGCACCAGAGGTTCTTTCTCGCCGAGAATATGATGGCAAG TTGGCGGATGTATGGTCTTGTGGAGTGACTCTTTATGTTATGCTGGTGGGAGCATACCCATTTGAAGACCAGGAGGATCCAAAGAATTTCAGGAAAACTATTAAT AAAATAATGGCTGTTCAGTACAAGATTCCTGATTATGTTCACATATCTCAAGATTGCAAAAATCTTCTTTCCCACATATTTGTCGCAAATCCAGTCAGG AGAATCTCCATCAAAGAGATCAAGAACCATCCTTGGTTTTTAAAGAACTTGCCAAGGGAACTAACAGAGCCAGCTCAGGCCATCTACTACCGGAAAGAAAACCCAACGTTCTCCCTCCAAACCGTTgaagaaattatgaaaattgttgAGGAAGCCAAAGTTCCACCTCCAGTGTCCCAATCCATTGGAGGCTTTGGCTGGGGAGGAGAAGAAGACGGTGACGAGAAGGAAGAGAACACTGATgctgaggaagaagatgagtaTGAGAAGAGAGTGAAGGAGGCACAAGCAAGTGGAGAAGTTAATGTCATTTGA